In Streptomyces nodosus, one DNA window encodes the following:
- a CDS encoding M23 family metallopeptidase: protein MSKYALSFSSRTSRLRVRAAVLAAGIGAVALGAGGTAASGTTAAHTPAHTVAAAPVAATTTWAHPVKSYALSAGFNQAGGMWRSTHSGQDFAVPSGTNVVAVHGGTIVKAGGNGAGDGPAYGNAIVIKHPSGMYTQYAHLSRIDVRVGQTVTTGQHIALSGNTGNSSGPHLHFEVRTTPNYGSAVDPLAFLRGKGLHI from the coding sequence ATGTCGAAGTACGCCCTGTCCTTCTCGTCCCGTACGTCCCGACTCCGTGTCCGGGCCGCCGTGCTGGCGGCCGGGATCGGAGCGGTCGCACTGGGTGCCGGAGGTACGGCAGCCTCCGGCACCACGGCGGCGCACACCCCGGCGCACACCGTGGCCGCCGCCCCGGTGGCTGCCACCACCACCTGGGCCCACCCGGTCAAGAGCTATGCGCTCTCCGCGGGCTTCAACCAGGCCGGCGGCATGTGGCGGTCCACCCACAGCGGTCAGGACTTCGCCGTGCCGAGCGGGACGAACGTCGTCGCCGTGCACGGCGGCACGATCGTGAAGGCCGGCGGCAACGGCGCGGGCGACGGTCCCGCGTACGGCAACGCCATCGTCATCAAGCACCCCAGCGGCATGTACACCCAGTACGCCCATCTGTCGCGGATCGACGTCAGGGTCGGCCAGACCGTCACCACCGGCCAGCACATAGCGCTCTCCGGCAACACGGGTAACTCCAGCGGCCCCCACCTGCACTTCGAGGTCCGTACCACCCCGAACTACGGATCGGCCGTCGACCCCCTGGCCTTCCTGCGGGGCAAGGGCCTGCACATCTGA